A region of uncultured Draconibacterium sp. DNA encodes the following proteins:
- a CDS encoding RagB/SusD family nutrient uptake outer membrane protein: MKKLIYITFLAGLIFATSCSQDYLDTDNLYGKSLETFYSTPQDIKEAMAGVYNAIYTPNVHSNESVAASLMSDLMLGGGGADDKSAKWVDNFEDPAEDTYRDMWVQCYNGISRASAIIEKTAEADFSTYFSSPEEAQNYKDQAIGEALFMRAFFYFRLAKFFGGVPLIVTFDAPRDVARATYTETFAQIASDLKLAIETMPSVAFANIPESDYGHANKWIAEAYLARVYLFYTGYMTNIEGQATTTLPLVDGGSLSASDVQSHLEDCMNNSGYGLVDDFRNLWPYSYVIIAANDTTVLPWAHQNELSWVGQDGHTPTFGRGNNETMFVQRFSFGDWGWSNGNIYTNRLALFTGLRDNSLVPFGQGWGWCTVNPRLFTGWDDNDPRKLGSILQVGQADQGTGDYVGDKGDHETGLFNKKYTAIQYWDNDDQANVGMFVQLYDWGNTDMQLMHAQDFIFMRYADVLLMHSEISGTADGMNAVRARAGLDPVAAYSLDALKEERMHELAFEALRWFDLVRWGDVNTAFNETIPVRNSGSDANYSVTYRPETKGLVPIPETEMRLSNGVYEQNPGW; this comes from the coding sequence ATGAAAAAACTAATATATATTACATTCCTTGCAGGACTGATTTTTGCAACGAGTTGTAGTCAGGATTATCTGGATACAGATAATTTATACGGAAAAAGTTTAGAAACCTTTTACAGCACTCCTCAGGATATAAAGGAGGCAATGGCAGGGGTTTATAATGCAATCTATACGCCTAACGTACACAGTAACGAATCTGTTGCTGCAAGCTTGATGTCAGATTTAATGCTTGGCGGCGGTGGTGCCGATGATAAATCAGCAAAATGGGTTGATAATTTTGAAGACCCGGCAGAAGACACTTACCGGGATATGTGGGTACAATGCTACAATGGTATTTCAAGAGCAAGTGCAATTATCGAAAAAACAGCAGAAGCTGACTTCTCGACCTATTTCAGTAGTCCTGAGGAAGCTCAGAATTATAAAGATCAGGCAATTGGAGAAGCACTTTTTATGCGTGCATTCTTCTATTTCAGATTAGCGAAATTTTTCGGCGGTGTACCATTAATTGTTACATTCGATGCACCAAGAGATGTTGCAAGAGCCACTTATACTGAGACTTTTGCACAAATCGCATCCGACCTGAAACTGGCTATTGAGACAATGCCTTCAGTAGCTTTTGCTAATATCCCTGAATCAGATTATGGTCATGCAAACAAATGGATAGCAGAAGCATATCTGGCTAGAGTATATTTATTCTACACTGGTTATATGACAAATATTGAAGGTCAGGCTACTACTACATTACCGCTTGTTGACGGTGGTTCTTTGTCAGCATCAGATGTACAGAGTCATCTGGAGGACTGTATGAATAACAGTGGTTACGGACTGGTTGATGATTTCAGAAACCTGTGGCCTTATTCGTATGTGATCATTGCAGCCAACGATACAACCGTATTACCATGGGCACATCAAAACGAACTTTCGTGGGTTGGTCAGGATGGCCACACTCCTACTTTTGGTCGCGGAAATAATGAAACCATGTTCGTACAACGGTTCTCATTTGGAGACTGGGGATGGTCAAACGGAAATATTTATACCAACAGACTTGCGTTATTCACAGGCCTAAGAGATAACTCTTTAGTACCATTTGGTCAAGGCTGGGGTTGGTGTACTGTTAATCCAAGATTATTTACCGGATGGGATGATAACGACCCAAGAAAACTGGGCTCGATCCTTCAGGTTGGTCAGGCCGACCAGGGAACCGGTGATTATGTTGGAGACAAAGGAGATCACGAAACAGGACTTTTTAACAAGAAATATACTGCTATTCAATACTGGGACAATGATGACCAGGCAAATGTAGGTATGTTCGTTCAGTTGTACGACTGGGGAAATACTGATATGCAGCTGATGCACGCACAGGATTTCATTTTTATGCGCTATGCCGACGTTCTATTGATGCACTCTGAGATTTCAGGAACAGCTGATGGAATGAACGCTGTTAGAGCAAGAGCCGGATTAGATCCTGTTGCTGCTTATTCTTTAGATGCACTTAAGGAAGAAAGAATGCACGAGCTGGCTTTTGAGGCGTTACGTTGGTTTGACCTTGTTCGCTGGGGAGACGTTAATACTGCCTTTAACGAAACAATACCCGTTAGAAATTCAGGAAGCGACGCGAACTACTCGGTTACTTACAGACCAGAAACCAAAGGTTTGGTTCCAATTCCGGAAACGGAAATGAGATTATCGAATGGAGTTTATGAACAAAATCCTGGATGGTAA
- a CDS encoding FecR family protein, whose amino-acid sequence MNRLFNKYYRSLLNPDEFSEVSEFFSEAKNETRIFNMMKPFWEEELTKSLDSKHSNSDLYSKIKEFVLLDKQKRLGRKIRFYTWSLRIAAVFIIGLLLSTVFLFQESRVQYSDQIQTITTPYGAKMNYTLPDGSIVWLNSGSTFSYAAKFGKTRSVTLDGEAFFKVVKDSKPFIVATNHGNVEVKGTSFNVKAYTDDNDFETTLVKGSVVFKVKNAGNEVTLKPGEQVSKTESGYTVKMVETKYFTSWKDGKLLFNREPFPSFIKKLERWYNVKIEYSDPKLNDLWYTGTIEMESISEVMEMISKAAPVSYHFNNKTRVFTINAK is encoded by the coding sequence ATGAACAGATTATTCAACAAGTACTACCGATCGTTGCTGAATCCCGATGAGTTTTCAGAAGTATCAGAGTTTTTTTCGGAAGCAAAAAACGAGACGCGCATTTTTAACATGATGAAGCCATTTTGGGAAGAAGAACTAACAAAGTCTCTTGATTCAAAACATTCGAATTCCGATTTGTATTCCAAAATTAAAGAATTTGTATTGCTCGATAAGCAAAAAAGGCTTGGCAGAAAAATCAGATTTTATACATGGAGCCTGCGTATAGCAGCTGTCTTTATCATTGGACTGTTGTTAAGTACTGTTTTTCTGTTTCAGGAATCACGTGTACAATACTCCGATCAGATACAAACAATTACAACTCCTTACGGAGCAAAAATGAATTATACGTTACCCGATGGTTCAATAGTCTGGTTAAACTCCGGGTCAACATTTTCATATGCTGCAAAATTTGGTAAAACACGATCGGTAACTTTGGATGGAGAAGCTTTTTTTAAGGTAGTAAAAGATTCGAAACCATTTATTGTGGCAACCAATCACGGCAATGTGGAAGTGAAGGGAACTTCATTTAATGTTAAAGCTTATACCGACGATAACGACTTTGAAACTACACTGGTGAAGGGATCAGTTGTTTTTAAGGTAAAAAACGCAGGTAATGAAGTTACCCTTAAACCCGGAGAGCAGGTGAGCAAAACAGAATCGGGGTATACCGTAAAAATGGTTGAGACAAAATATTTTACCTCGTGGAAAGACGGAAAATTACTGTTTAACCGTGAGCCTTTCCCAAGTTTCATAAAAAAGCTAGAACGATGGTACAACGTAAAAATCGAGTATTCGGATCCGAAGCTTAACGATTTATGGTACACCGGAACAATAGAAATGGAAAGCATCAGCGAAGTAATGGAAATGATCAGTAAAGCCGCACCTGTTTCTTATCACTTTAATAATAAAACACGCGTATTCACCATAAATGCAAAATAG
- a CDS encoding T9SS type A sorting domain-containing protein, giving the protein MKILLSILCILLTALNTIGQVGELVWEDNFNTGQLNLENWNIETGTGVNGDFGTGQLDRATNREENITFKNDVPGAQDGCLVITTRKEFYINRNYTSGRLNTAGKKSWGPGHRIVSRIFPRDVKQMGQGFAFWMMPDEIPVGWNSLMWPQGGEIDIMEYVGSIPFHNLGSVHYAWFWQNNEWADWNHGHQGFYYSYETQQVPNPAEPGYGNYPPDENDTNAGSYGFHDYGIDWYSDRIEFFIDNKVYHIHYLNDGDAFAVDGEDQSAVLMREGKRVGISEYSNHFNEWHPFEHKMYPILSAGVGGASYSYGGAIVPEAEFPCSVFIDWLRVYKLDVNVGIMQTPLREFQIYPNPAKDNFTVTTIIPGTYKIKLLDMTGKIVLQKNFSNTAKINTTGFRKGLYMVTINDGNRSASEKIAIQ; this is encoded by the coding sequence ATGAAAATTCTTCTTTCCATATTATGTATTCTCCTCACGGCTCTAAATACTATCGGGCAGGTTGGCGAATTAGTGTGGGAAGACAATTTTAATACCGGCCAGCTCAACCTTGAGAACTGGAACATAGAAACAGGAACCGGTGTAAATGGTGATTTTGGAACCGGCCAACTAGATCGTGCTACCAACCGCGAAGAAAATATTACTTTTAAAAATGATGTGCCGGGAGCCCAAGATGGCTGCCTGGTAATTACTACTCGAAAAGAATTTTACATCAACAGAAATTATACCAGTGGCCGATTAAACACAGCCGGCAAAAAATCGTGGGGCCCAGGGCACCGTATTGTTTCCCGAATTTTTCCGCGCGATGTAAAACAAATGGGACAGGGTTTTGCCTTTTGGATGATGCCCGACGAAATCCCCGTGGGATGGAACAGTTTGATGTGGCCGCAAGGTGGCGAAATCGATATTATGGAATATGTTGGATCTATTCCCTTCCATAATCTCGGCAGTGTACACTACGCCTGGTTTTGGCAAAACAACGAATGGGCCGACTGGAACCACGGACACCAGGGCTTTTATTACAGCTACGAAACTCAACAGGTGCCAAATCCTGCAGAACCCGGCTACGGGAATTATCCGCCCGATGAAAATGATACGAATGCAGGAAGTTATGGATTTCACGATTATGGAATTGATTGGTATTCCGACCGCATAGAGTTTTTTATCGACAACAAAGTGTACCACATCCACTATTTAAACGATGGTGACGCTTTCGCAGTAGATGGCGAAGATCAATCTGCGGTTTTAATGCGCGAGGGAAAACGAGTTGGTATTTCTGAATATTCCAATCATTTTAACGAATGGCACCCTTTCGAGCACAAAATGTACCCGATTCTTAGTGCTGGAGTGGGTGGAGCTAGCTACTCATATGGTGGAGCTATTGTTCCCGAGGCAGAATTCCCATGCTCTGTTTTTATCGATTGGTTACGGGTTTACAAACTGGATGTTAATGTAGGTATCATGCAAACACCATTGCGGGAATTTCAGATTTATCCCAATCCGGCAAAAGACAATTTTACTGTTACGACCATAATCCCTGGAACTTACAAAATTAAACTGCTCGATATGACTGGAAAGATAGTACTACAAAAAAATTTCAGCAATACGGCAAAAATAAACACCACAGGCTTTCGAAAAGGACTTTACATGGTAACGATTAATGATGGAAACCGATCTGCCTCAGAAAAAATAGCAATTCAATAA
- a CDS encoding family 16 glycosylhydrolase — protein MLKSFNKQKQNWNYLVALLILIAPFNGCSKDGTAPGFTADFSYSFIDDNNVRFTNESEGDYLRMNWNFGNGSTESTTTKSQSYEVYYPEAGDYNVNLVVIGFDGEQNSASKKINITKTDFAISFTAEPDAAKSNYINLKNTSVGEFDSFQWKFRNKTIENETNAVAYFPYAGTYKIELIITKNGNTFSSTESITIAADDSEYFAKLELVWEDNFDGNAVNTDNWTFETGSGGWGNNELQNYTAGDNAVVQDGILTITAGKVNDAKVAGSYNSSRMITSGKKEFTYGRMEIRAKLPSGTGIWPAIWMLGANIGTAGWPACGEIDIMEYVGYQPNTVHATVHTTAGSGGNGNGNSKTLETAEEEFHVYGVFWTEKEMVFYTDSPENVTHRYAPSNKTSDNWPFDKPQFFILNVAVGGNWGGAQGIDNSIFPQSMEVDYVRVYQEM, from the coding sequence ATGCTTAAATCATTCAACAAACAAAAACAGAACTGGAACTATCTAGTTGCACTTCTAATTCTCATTGCTCCTTTTAACGGGTGTAGCAAAGACGGTACAGCTCCAGGCTTTACTGCCGATTTTTCCTATTCATTTATTGATGATAACAACGTTCGGTTTACCAACGAGTCGGAAGGAGACTACTTAAGAATGAACTGGAATTTCGGTAACGGGAGCACAGAATCAACAACAACAAAATCTCAATCGTACGAGGTTTATTATCCTGAAGCCGGAGATTATAATGTAAACCTTGTAGTAATTGGTTTCGACGGCGAGCAAAATTCAGCCTCGAAAAAAATAAACATTACGAAAACCGATTTTGCCATTAGCTTCACAGCAGAACCGGATGCAGCAAAATCAAATTACATCAATCTGAAAAATACCTCGGTTGGCGAATTTGATTCGTTTCAATGGAAATTCAGAAATAAGACCATTGAAAACGAAACAAATGCCGTGGCTTATTTTCCATACGCTGGAACTTACAAAATTGAGTTAATTATTACCAAAAACGGAAATACTTTTTCTTCAACTGAAAGTATCACTATTGCCGCCGATGATTCAGAATACTTCGCAAAATTGGAATTGGTTTGGGAAGACAATTTTGACGGGAACGCAGTAAATACCGACAACTGGACCTTCGAAACCGGATCGGGCGGTTGGGGAAACAACGAGCTGCAAAATTATACCGCCGGAGATAACGCCGTCGTACAGGATGGAATACTCACCATTACCGCAGGAAAAGTAAACGACGCAAAAGTTGCAGGATCATACAATTCGTCACGCATGATCACCAGTGGTAAAAAGGAATTTACCTACGGACGAATGGAAATCCGGGCTAAACTGCCTTCGGGAACAGGAATCTGGCCGGCAATCTGGATGCTGGGTGCCAATATTGGTACAGCAGGCTGGCCCGCCTGTGGCGAGATTGATATAATGGAATATGTGGGCTACCAACCCAATACCGTTCATGCAACGGTGCACACTACGGCAGGATCCGGAGGAAATGGAAATGGAAACAGCAAAACACTCGAAACAGCCGAAGAAGAATTCCATGTTTACGGGGTGTTTTGGACCGAAAAAGAAATGGTTTTCTATACCGATTCACCTGAAAATGTAACTCATCGATATGCACCTTCAAATAAAACCAGCGACAACTGGCCGTTCGACAAACCACAGTTTTTTATCCTGAATGTGGCTGTTGGCGGCAACTGGGGAGGTGCCCAGGGAATTGATAACTCCATCTTCCCTCAATCGATGGAAGTGGATTATGTACGTGTATACCAAGAGATGTAA
- the bglX gene encoding beta-glucosidase BglX, with the protein MKIRALLLIIGTWLATGCTTTLTDNPDPVEQKINNLLSEMTLDEKIGQMQQVNDGFFGDEEATKQAIRDGKVGSFLNTTGADRVAEFQRVALEESKHGIPLLFGRDVIHGYRTIFPIPLGMASSWEPELAEKAMRIAAVEASSMGINWTFAPMMDVTWDPRWGRIAESCGEDPLLTSEFAAAMVKGFQGDLGDPTAVAACAKHFVGYGMSEAGRDYNTTYIPEPLLRNVHLRPFKAAADAGALTFMSAFNDLNGVPTSGNEFTLKQILRNEWDYKGMVVSDWGSIEEMINHGFAADKKQAAEIAAKAGVDMEMATTCYADNLKTLIEEGVITEDMIETYVGNILRVKFKLGLFDKPYDNHVSTDTILAPSHLAVSREAARKSMVLLKNNNNTLPISKNIHSLAVIGPLADAARDQLGTWIFDGQGEDSTTPKQAFGEILGAKMNYVPGLEYSRDKSTKGFAEAVAAAKRSDAILFFAGEESILSGEANARGIIDLPGVQTELITELRKTGKPLILVVMAGRPLGIGAEMEMADAVLYAWHPGTMAGPAVADLIFGDYSPSGKLPVTFVKGAGQIPFYYYRKNTGRPATKDDVTYIDDIPRNSKQLSLGFKSMHIDYGVTPLLPFGFGLSYTEFEYENLKLSSNEMATNGSITVSADIKNIGNFETEEIVQLYVHDKVGSITRPIKELKGFEKINLKPGDVKTISFELKAEDLQFFNGDDYVIEPGDFEVWIGPNSDEGLKGAFMLK; encoded by the coding sequence ATGAAGATTAGAGCTTTATTACTAATTATTGGAACCTGGCTAGCAACAGGTTGTACAACAACATTAACCGACAACCCCGATCCGGTAGAACAAAAAATCAATAACCTGTTAAGTGAGATGACACTGGATGAAAAGATTGGCCAGATGCAGCAGGTTAACGATGGTTTTTTTGGCGACGAAGAAGCCACAAAACAAGCCATTAGAGACGGCAAAGTTGGTTCGTTTCTGAATACAACCGGAGCCGACCGGGTTGCAGAATTCCAGCGTGTTGCATTGGAAGAAAGTAAACATGGAATTCCTCTGCTTTTTGGGCGAGATGTAATTCACGGATATCGCACTATTTTCCCTATTCCGCTGGGAATGGCATCCTCGTGGGAGCCCGAACTGGCTGAGAAGGCGATGCGTATTGCGGCAGTTGAAGCCTCATCTATGGGAATTAACTGGACATTTGCACCAATGATGGATGTTACCTGGGATCCGCGCTGGGGTAGAATTGCCGAAAGTTGCGGTGAAGATCCATTGCTGACTTCGGAGTTTGCAGCTGCCATGGTAAAGGGATTTCAGGGCGATTTGGGCGATCCAACAGCAGTAGCAGCCTGTGCCAAACACTTTGTTGGCTATGGAATGTCGGAAGCCGGACGTGATTACAATACCACATACATTCCCGAGCCGCTGCTCAGAAACGTACACCTTCGTCCGTTTAAAGCTGCAGCCGATGCCGGAGCATTAACCTTTATGTCGGCATTTAACGACTTAAACGGGGTACCAACATCTGGAAATGAATTCACGCTAAAGCAAATTTTGCGTAACGAATGGGACTACAAAGGAATGGTAGTTAGCGACTGGGGATCGATTGAAGAAATGATCAACCATGGTTTTGCTGCCGATAAAAAACAGGCCGCCGAAATTGCCGCCAAAGCCGGTGTCGATATGGAAATGGCAACAACCTGTTACGCCGATAATTTAAAAACCTTGATTGAAGAGGGCGTGATCACTGAAGATATGATCGAGACTTATGTTGGCAATATTTTGCGTGTAAAGTTTAAACTAGGACTGTTCGATAAACCTTACGACAATCACGTTTCAACCGATACCATTTTGGCGCCAAGCCATTTGGCAGTATCGCGCGAAGCGGCACGAAAAAGTATGGTTTTGCTGAAAAACAACAATAACACATTACCTATTTCAAAAAATATTCATTCGCTGGCGGTAATCGGACCGCTTGCCGATGCCGCACGCGATCAGCTGGGAACCTGGATTTTCGACGGACAAGGCGAAGACTCAACCACTCCAAAACAAGCTTTTGGCGAGATCCTTGGCGCAAAAATGAATTATGTACCCGGTCTGGAATACAGCCGCGATAAATCCACTAAAGGATTTGCTGAAGCCGTGGCTGCAGCCAAACGTTCTGATGCTATTTTATTCTTTGCCGGCGAAGAGTCAATTCTTTCGGGCGAAGCAAATGCTCGTGGAATTATTGATCTTCCGGGTGTTCAAACTGAACTGATTACCGAATTGAGAAAAACAGGCAAACCGCTTATTTTGGTGGTAATGGCCGGAAGACCGCTGGGAATTGGTGCCGAAATGGAGATGGCCGATGCCGTACTTTATGCCTGGCATCCGGGAACAATGGCAGGGCCTGCAGTAGCCGACCTGATTTTTGGTGACTATTCGCCGTCAGGAAAATTACCTGTAACCTTTGTAAAAGGTGCCGGACAAATTCCGTTTTATTATTACCGTAAAAACACCGGCCGTCCTGCAACCAAAGATGACGTTACCTACATCGACGACATTCCGCGCAATTCAAAACAACTATCACTCGGTTTTAAATCCATGCATATTGATTATGGAGTTACTCCTCTCCTGCCCTTTGGATTTGGCTTGAGTTATACCGAGTTTGAATACGAAAATCTAAAACTGTCGTCGAACGAAATGGCAACAAATGGATCAATTACCGTTTCTGCCGATATTAAAAACATTGGCAACTTCGAAACCGAAGAGATTGTGCAGCTATACGTACACGACAAAGTGGGCAGTATTACCCGACCTATTAAAGAATTGAAAGGTTTTGAAAAAATTAACCTTAAACCTGGCGATGTAAAAACAATAAGCTTTGAGCTAAAAGCTGAAGACTTACAGTTTTTCAACGGCGACGATTATGTCATCGAACCCGGAGATTTTGAAGTTTGGATTGGCCCGAATTCGGATGAAGGATTAAAGGGAGCATTTATGTTAAAATAA
- a CDS encoding RNA polymerase sigma-70 factor, whose product MSEIIDLHKILSALAQDDEASLEKLFNYYYPRLFNFSKSILKLEDGIDDILQEVFVKIWKNRKNINSAATFNSYIFIITRNLLLNELRRRLSFQNTKEEVKRLSLANEYSLSEQIDYQELKEKIDAFVEELPDRQKEVFLLSRSEGLSHKEIAEKLGIKPKTVEYHITLAVKCLKEKITGIGILSLLYFYLFF is encoded by the coding sequence ATGTCCGAAATAATAGACCTACATAAAATTTTATCGGCACTGGCGCAAGACGATGAAGCTTCTTTAGAGAAGCTTTTCAACTATTATTATCCGAGGTTGTTCAATTTCTCAAAATCCATTTTAAAGCTGGAAGACGGTATTGACGATATTTTGCAGGAGGTTTTTGTGAAGATCTGGAAAAACCGTAAAAACATAAATTCTGCCGCTACTTTCAATTCGTATATTTTTATCATCACCCGAAATCTTTTGTTAAACGAACTAAGGAGGCGATTAAGCTTTCAAAATACGAAAGAAGAAGTTAAACGACTTTCGTTGGCAAACGAATACTCGTTATCCGAGCAAATCGACTACCAGGAACTGAAAGAGAAAATTGATGCTTTCGTAGAAGAACTTCCTGACCGTCAGAAGGAGGTTTTTTTACTAAGTCGTAGCGAGGGACTGTCGCATAAAGAAATAGCGGAAAAACTTGGAATTAAGCCTAAAACTGTAGAATACCATATTACATTGGCAGTCAAGTGTCTGAAGGAGAAAATCACAGGTATTGGAATACTCTCGTTGCTCTATTTTTATCTTTTTTTCTAG